A window of Proteus columbae contains these coding sequences:
- a CDS encoding porin family protein produces the protein MNYYRPLIRRLLALLLIFLSFNSMAIENNDKLLRDQFNKRSVAEIGQQLYHYLQQQQWQKAEQLLLYYQQQPQYEVLLVNYAKALLAQNRGDFLNAEFYYQQQLKQKADFIPAQTGLIQLYFHLREYKKAQQQLNQLSNMVDLPKDIIQSIEFYRVKLASYFQGQRFYQLSFFYDDNINHAPDLPEQIVSQSTQRKVTLRGAKPIASTGLTHYFSFYQPFIIYSHHTFSSYNYVRYIDYHSHRSANFFALYTQLGYRYQKPQYQWLITPYYEIKKSQGQYEYQAWGSESQFFYFFNKKQTINLSVDYKIKKYQKTLNNLNSQRLSYSTNHNYYLNNRVHLVNQLNYQSGRKKNTLLNYQLYGIKTGVYYPLLENWQVSLFLQYQLKHFNNYNPLLKKRRKDNSFVFTTNIKNKSPFILGFYPAIELRYTRRLSNVDWLYQYQQHEVLFKLEKQF, from the coding sequence ATGAATTATTATCGACCTTTAATAAGAAGGTTATTGGCTTTACTACTTATTTTTTTATCATTTAATAGTATGGCGATAGAAAATAATGATAAATTATTGCGTGATCAATTTAATAAAAGAAGTGTCGCGGAAATTGGTCAGCAACTTTACCACTATTTGCAACAACAGCAGTGGCAAAAAGCCGAACAATTATTGCTTTATTATCAACAACAGCCTCAATATGAAGTCTTGCTTGTCAATTATGCAAAGGCGTTACTGGCTCAAAACAGAGGCGATTTTTTAAATGCTGAATTTTATTATCAGCAACAACTTAAGCAAAAAGCCGATTTTATCCCAGCGCAAACAGGGTTAATTCAACTTTATTTTCATTTGCGGGAATATAAAAAAGCACAGCAGCAACTTAATCAATTAAGTAATATGGTTGATTTACCTAAAGATATTATCCAATCTATTGAGTTTTATAGGGTTAAGTTAGCCTCTTATTTTCAAGGCCAACGTTTCTATCAACTTAGCTTCTTTTATGATGATAATATTAACCATGCACCTGATTTACCTGAGCAAATCGTCTCTCAATCTACTCAAAGAAAAGTGACGCTAAGAGGTGCTAAACCCATTGCATCAACAGGCCTTACTCATTATTTTTCTTTTTATCAGCCTTTTATCATTTATTCTCATCATACTTTTTCTTCTTATAATTATGTACGATATATAGATTATCACTCCCACCGTAGCGCTAATTTTTTTGCATTATATACACAATTGGGTTATCGCTATCAAAAACCTCAATATCAATGGTTAATAACACCTTATTACGAAATAAAAAAATCACAAGGTCAATATGAATATCAAGCATGGGGAAGTGAATCACAATTTTTTTATTTTTTTAATAAAAAGCAAACTATTAATTTAAGTGTGGATTATAAAATAAAGAAATATCAAAAAACGTTAAATAATTTAAATAGTCAGCGGCTTAGTTATAGTACTAATCATAACTATTATTTAAATAATAGAGTGCATTTAGTTAATCAATTAAATTATCAATCAGGTCGTAAAAAAAACACTTTATTAAATTATCAGCTGTATGGTATAAAAACAGGCGTTTATTATCCATTGTTAGAAAATTGGCAAGTATCTCTTTTTTTACAGTATCAACTTAAACACTTTAATAATTATAATCCTTTATTAAAAAAGAGAAGAAAAGACAATAGCTTTGTTTTTACAACTAATATTAAAAATAAATCACCCTTTATTTTAGGGTTTTACCCCGCAATAGAATTACGTTATACCCGAAGATTAAGCAATGTG